From the genome of Miscanthus floridulus cultivar M001 chromosome 10, ASM1932011v1, whole genome shotgun sequence, one region includes:
- the LOC136487531 gene encoding probable fatty acyl-CoA reductase 4 translates to MIGELDSDVVRYFRGKSILITGSTGFLGKVLVEKILRVQPDVKKLFLLIRAADVESAKQRLENKVTGREIFQILKEKHGNGFESFIQEKVCPLPGDVMYENLGLGPAKLRELCKEIDIIVNGAATTNFYERYDVAFDTNVMGAKHICEFAKRCSNLKMLLHVSTAYVAGEQEGIVLEKPFHLGETLREGTHLDIESELNLIKETRRELKANPCSEKAERRTMKELGLKRAREFGWPNTYVFTKAMGEMLLGHLRGDLPVVIIRPSIITSILNEPLPGWMEGIRTIDSFIVGYAKQALSIFLVDLDLIMDVIPGDMVVNGMMVAMAAHSEEQAQQLSIYHLTSSTRQPAPYAVLAESLQRYFLHNPPRSGGKKNSGEPVQPPSRMRFFRTLPRFRAYMAVNFRLPLEVLRLLNIAVCGAFSRRHDELSRKYRYVMHIAELYAPYSLFKGCFDDSNTARLRAAMMANNNGQDRKYDGFGFDPKCIDWDDYFYRVHIPGVIKYLCD, encoded by the exons ATGATAGGTGAACTGGATTCAGATGTTGTACGCTACTTCAGAGGCAAGAGCATCCTGATCACTGGTTCAACGGGCTTCCTGGGGAAAG TTCTTGTGGAGAAGATACTGAGGGTTCAGCCGGATGTCAAGAAGCTCTTCCTCCTTATTCGAGCCGCCGATGTCGAGTCTGCAAAGCAGAGGCTTGAGAATAAG GTGACAGGAAGGGAGATCTTTCAAATTTTGAAAGAAAAGCATGGCAATGGGTTTGAAAGTTTCATCCAAGAAAAAGTATGCCCTTTGCCAGGAGACGTCATGTATGAGAACTTGGGCCTAGGCCCTGCCAAACTGAGAGAACTATGCAAAGAAATAGACATCATTGTCAATGGAGCTGCGACTACAAATTTCTACGAAAG GTATGATGTAGCTTTCGACACAAATGTCATGGGAGCCAAGCACATATGTGAGTTTGCAAAGAGGTGCAGTAACCTCAAGATGCTGCTACATGTTTCAACAG CTTATGTAGCCGGTGAACAAGAAGGGATAGTGCTAGAGAAGCCATTCCATTTGGGTGAAACTCTAAGGGAAGGGACACACCTGGACATCGAATCCGAACTAAATCTGATAAAAGAGACCAGGAGAGAACTGAAAGCCAACCCTTGTTCAGAAAAGGCTGAGAGAAGAACCATGAAGGAGCTTGGCCTCAAGAG GGCAAGGGAGTTCGGGTGGCCAAACACCTATGTGTTCACCAAAGCGATGGGGGAGATGctgctggggcaccttcgaggaGATCTCCCGGTCGTCATCATCCGGCCTAGCATCATAACCAGCATCCTGAACGAGCCGTTGCCTGGATGGATGGAAGGGATCAG GACAATTGACTCGTTCATCGTCGGTTACGCCAAGCAGGCTTTGTCAATCTTCTTAGTTGATCTCGACTTGATAATGGACGTG ATTCCGGGGGACATGGTGGTGAACGGCATgatggtggccatggcggcacacTCGGAGGAGCAGGCGCAGCAGCTGAGCATCTACCACCTGACGTCGTCGACGCGGCAGCCGGCGCCCTACGCCGTCCTCGCGGAGTCGCTCCAGCGCTACTTCCTCCACAACCCGCCGCGCTCCGGCGGGAAGAAGAACAGCGGCGAGCCCGTGCAGCCGCCTAGCAGGATGCGCTTCTTTCGCACCCTCCCCAGGTTCCGCGCCTACATGGCCGTCAACTTCAGGCTTCCCCTCGAGGTCCTTCGCCTGCTGAACATTGCCGTGTGTGGCGCTTTCTCCCGGCGCCACGACGAGCTCAGCCGCAAGTACAGATACGTCATGCATATTGCAGAGCTGTATGCGCCATACTCCTTGTTCAAAGGATG CTTCGATGACTCCAACACGGCGAGGCTGAGGGCGGCGATGATGGCAAACAACAACGGGCAAGACAGGAAATATGACGGCTTTGGTTTCGATCCCAAGTGCATAGACTGGGACGACTACTTCTACAGGGTTCACATCCCCGGTGTTATCAAGTACCTGTGTGATTAG